The genomic stretch GCGCTGgtccctgccttcccttccttcaccCTGGGTGGACGTATAGGCCTACGTCCCGTCTGCCCCCCCCACGCCCTGCCGCCCCCAGGGAAGGCCTCTGGTGGCCTCGTGGCCCTGTCTCAGGCCTCGCCTGTGGGCCGTCTGGACCAGACTCTGTCCCCGGCCCTGGTACCTGGAAGCCGTCGCCCCACGTGGCTCCGGGCTCACCAGCGAGGCCTCAGGAGCTGGGTGGGCATGCTCCCGGGCTCCATCCTGTGTTCTTGTTGTCCTGAGATGACCCCGTTTCTCTCCCGGTAACTGGGAATCATGGTTTAGCAGCTCCCGCCTGTGGATGAGGCTGGGTGGCCAGCATCCCACATGCCCGGAGAGTCCCCGACGGACGTTTATTTGGGTCTGTGTCATGTTACAAGAGTGAACGACGGGCGCTCAGGCACCGAGTCCCCTTCCAGGCGGCTGCAGACGGCAAGTCGCTGCCCGTGGCCGCCTCTGCCTCCGGGGAGCCCCGGCCAGTCCCACGCTCCCGCGTTTTTGGTGCCTTCCTCCGACTCTGCCGCTGCCGCTGCTCCCCCTCTTAATCGCTGGGCGCCCCTCTTTTGTCTCTGCAGGCGCCTGCTCTCCATGCCCTGGCTGGGGTCCCGCCCGGGGCCACCTCCGAAGCCTGAGCCGGGGCGGTTTCTCTGGAAATGGACGTGCCCAGGGCGCCCTCTGGTGGCTCCCGGAGCTGAGCCTCGGTGAGTCCCGGTGGCGATGGCGGCCTCGGTCCTCGCGCCGCGCCCCAGGCCCTCCCCCGGGAACGAGACCCTGCACCAGCACTACAACTACGTGGGCAAGCTGGAGGGCAGGCTGAAGGAGGCCCCCGAGGGCAGCACGCTGACCACCGTGCTGTTCCTGGTCATTTGCAGCTTCATCGTGCTGGAGAACCTCATGGTTTTGATCGCCATCTGGAGAAACAATAAGTTCCACAACCGCATGTACTTCTTCATCGGCAACCTGGCCCTCTGTGACCTGCTGGCCGGCATCGCCTACAAGGTCAACATCCTGATGTCGGGCAAGCGGACGCTGAGCCTGTCCCCGACGGTCTGGTTCCTGCGGGAAGGAAGCATGTTTGTGGCCCTCGGGGCGTCCACCTGCAGCTTGCTGGCCATCGCCATCGAGCGGCACCTGACGATGATCAAGATGCGGCCGTACGACGCCAACAAGAAGCACCGCGTGTTTCTTCTGATCGGGATGTGCTGGCTCATCGCGCTCTCGCTGGGCGCCTTGCCCATCCTGGGCTGGAACTGTGTGCACGACCTCCCCGACTGTTCCACCATCCTGCCCCTCTACTCCAAGAAGTACATCGCATTCTGTATCAGCATCTTCACGGCCATCCTGGTGACCATCGTCATCCTGTACGCCCGCATCTACTTCCTGGTGAAGTCCAGCAGCCGCAGGGTGGCCAGCCCCCACAACTCGGAGCGCTCCATGGCCCTGCTGCGGACCGTGGTCATCGTGGTGAGCGTGTTCATCGCCTGCTGGTCCCCACTCTTCATCCTCTTCCTCGTCGACGTGGCCTGCAGGGTGAAGGAGTGCGCCGTCCTGTTCAAGGCCCAGTGGTTCATCATGCTGGCCGTGCTCAACTCCGCCATGAACCCCGTCATCTACACGCTGGCCAGCAAGGAGATGCGGCGGGCTTTCTTCCGGCTGGTCTGCACCTGCCTGGTCCGGGGCCGTGGCGCCCACTCCTCGCCCACCCAGCCTGCCCTCGATCCCAGCAGAAGCAAGTCCAGCGGCAGCAACAACAGCAGCCCCTCGCCAAAGAGCAAGGAAGACCCTCCCCAGAGAGTCGCCTCACCCTGCATCACCGACGGAAACAAAACCCTGCAGAACGGGATTCTCTGCAAGTGAGAGCGCCTGCctccaggagcaggggaggggagccccgCTCTGTGGCCGCGGCCATATCTGTTGCACGCCTCGCCCCTGGGAGTTCCAGAGAGGGGACTCGGGAAGTCCACTCGCCAGTGGCTTGCCCGGCGTGGACGTCCCGTGAGGAGGGGGACCCAAGGACCCGCCAGCGTGTGTCACGGCAGACCGTGCGCTCTGTCCGTCTTGGCTCGTCTTCTGAATGCACCACGCTGCGACAGTATCTGCCACCTTCCCCTGAGCTCCCCTGGCTGCTCCCCGCGGGGCCTGGACAGGGAAGGTTGTGGGCCCCACAACGTGCAGGGTGTTTCTCAGAACGTCATGATGATGTTTGGTAACTTCACTCTACACTGTGAGCAGAGTGGATGCCTGTGTGCTCGTCATTTCTGTGTCACGGAGCACTTGTGTCTCTTACGTCTTCAGATGTGTGGGTCTGAAGGATCCTGGGAGATTGGGCGATCTGGTGATCTCTGGGAGCCGTGTCCCTGTTCCTCTGGGGCTCCTGTGTCCCTGCACATCCAAACCCACGTTAACCAAATTCCCTGATTGTTTGGGGTTCCTACAGATCACAGAAGAGCCAGGGGCTTCCAGGAGCCCATCCCCAGACCAACCGAGAAAGGGACCCACGAAGGAGCAGCAGAGgacagatgccccccccccccccccccccggcctgaAGCCGGAAACAGTGGTCTGTTTCATGCAATGGAACATTTGTACTGAATTAGGAGAGGTTTACAGGGCTGTGttgagtctctttctctctgatcaGAAAAGCTCGGAGGCGGCAGCCCCGTGTTGTCTCAGTGGCGTAGCTGGGGAGGTCGGCGGTCTCCACCCTCCCCAAAGCTGACCCTGACAGTGACAGCCAGGAGCGTGTCCGCGTGTGCTCTCCAGGGAAACGTAAGGATACTGTAATCTGCCTTTGCAGCCTGGGCTGACCCTGCGTCCCTGATCGCCGTGTAAAGGGATTACTTAGGAGGTGTTTCCGTGCACGCCCTCCCCAAGGACCCCACCCGCAGGACAAACGTGTGTGCATCTGTAGAGATCTCATAACCATAGAGCTGATGGCTTCTTGGTAAAAACAAAACGAGCAACCTTTAAAAGGACCCTTACTCGGGCGAGCCCACATCGCAGCCCCTGGGGTTTCTCAGGTTGGCTGGGAATTTCTGGCCGAGTCAAGACTCAGTCTCAACACGTTAACGATTTGCAAGAGAAGCTGGCTCCCTTGTGTCATCTGATGCACATTCCCCACACCGAGGAACGTTCCGGTGGGTCCTGGGTGGTTTCCATGAACTGACCAAAGACTATCCTCGTTTTTGTTGCCGAGGAGAGAAATTGTACTTGTAAGAAGATGTCTTCGGTGGCGTTTTTGGTGGCTTCTTTACGTCACTGAAAAGGGGCTTCTTTCTGAACTCAGATAGCATTTCTGGAAAAGTGAAGCATTGAGGTACTGGGTTGAGAACACAAAGCCGCATTCCAGAGAGCTGGAGTGTTGGGCATCGGTGCTCGCCGGGTGATGACGTGACTTCAGGACCCGGTGCCCTGGCTCTGAGGGGCGTTGTGAGGGGGGGGGTCTCCTCTCTGGTGCTAATGTTAGTGACACTCGCTCTACAGTCCCGTCGAGAGAACACGGAACTTTCAAGCAGTCTGAatgaaaaatatgccaaaaaaggAACGGTGTTTGCTTGCTGTATGCAGAACGTGATCGGCCATCAAGACCAGTGTGCACGGCCCTTGGCAGCTTGCAGGGCGCGTTTAGGAGTTGAGATGACAGAGCTTGCGCTAGATCTCACTCGGTTAGTAACCTTCACGGTGTCCCatgtgtttgttaaaaaaaaaaacaaaaaccaaaagcctGCATATAAACTggtcatcggggcgcctgggtggctcagttggttcagcgtccgacttcggctcgggtcatgatctcacagttcatgggttcaagaccggcatcaggctctgtgctgacagtgcacagagattctctctctcccattctctttgcctcacccctccctggctctctctctctctctctcaaaataaatatataaacttaaaaaaaaaataaaaaatgaaaaaacaaacctgtGGCTGGGGGTCAGCGTGGGGGCCTGTGTGCAGGGTGGCCACCTGGTTTCCCACCTGGGGCCACTGTCCCTCCAGGACGGAAACGGCTCTAGGAGCCCGTGCCCTCCCCCGCCCAGTCCCCCCTGGGCAGCTGCCCTGGGTCAGGGTTTGGAGGCGGGTCAACCCTTAACCCTTCCACGGGGAGAAAATCACAGGTCCCGGCAGAGCGTGGCCGACAGACGGGCGTCTGGTTCTGCTCTGTTTGCAGCAGGAGAGAGTAGGTCAGAACCCGTCCTTCGTCCCGCGTCACTCCTGACGAAGGGCCACGTCtagcgcgtgtgtgtgtgcgtgtgtgcacgtgtgcttgtgcgtgtgtgtctgcTCTGTGTTAGGCCCGCAGACGGCCTGACTGGGGATGTTCATGTGATGTTGGTGGAGAAACCTCACTGCACAAGCGAGGACCACCGCGGCTCCCCTAGAGCGGACGCGGCCAGAGACCCCGTCAGGAAGGCCGACGCCAGACCCCGTGTGCACGCCACACCGTCAGGGGGGCGAGGCTGTGCAGGTGCTGCTGTTGGAAGAGGCATGCGCTCCCTTCGGAGAAGCTCCAGCCCCTCTGCCTCGCGAGGCGACGCAAGACCCCCGCCCACGGGAGAGGCTGGCCACGCAGCCCTCCATTGCTCACACCTCGGTGACAGTCACACTACGGTGAGCTTCGAGGCAGGCGCTGCTCTCTGCCCCGTGACCTGTGCTGCCCAAGAGGCTGTCCTGGGGGTAGAACCAGGCGCGCTTCATAGAAAACTCCTCACTGAATTAGCAAGTGCGGGCTCTTAAATTGTGTCTGTGAGGACAAAGCCTCACCACCCAAACGTTTTGGCGTCTAAGTCGAAATATCAAAGGGTTTGCTGCACAGAAACGCACACACCTGTCTCCCGAAGATGAAGGCACATTTTCCCATGACCAGTGAAGAAGGGCACCATCGCCAACACGGCCGCGACACCCGGTGCCCCGGGCCACGGCGCTGATGCTCGGGGACGCCACGCGGCCCCTCCGCCTGGCCGCCACAGATGAGGCCAGAAGCCACGTCGCTTCCTGGAGGAGGTTAGAAAGCTCGAGGCTGGTTTGAGAATGCCACTCCTCAGAACCCAAAGGCGATTCTGTCCCAGCATCAAAGCAGAAAGTGGCTCATCGGCGACACGCCCAGGCAGAGACTTTCATGGCAATTCTTTCTGGTTCCGCAAAAgtcaatggaaaacaaaacacaggattCTCAAGTgatatttatcaatatatataatttcccatccaaatgctttttaaaaagtaataaatatctTATTATTACACATTGGATTTACACGGAGTTCTTTCCTAATCCTTGGACTTTTAACATCCCATGTTTAATTCTTGTTTAATTCTCAGTGCAAAGAAACATTCACATACTTAaagtttttacaatatttattctgGAACAAGTTTTATTCAAAAGGCAAATGAACACAGAACATTGCACTCGCAGCTGACACACAGTCATTACAGAGAAAGGTAACTCAGCGTTCAAAGACAGAGATGCCCACGTATTCCTGCTTTGTTGACCATTTGGTCGGGTAGACAATTTGGTTGTGGTAAGGATGCCCCAGGTGCGTGGGACACTCAGGACCACGCCTGCACTCTCTGTGTGCACGCTTTGCTACCTACAGCGTCTCAAGGTGAAGCAACGACACAGAAATGTAACCTTGTACGAGGTTTCGTGCCTGGCACTTTCTTCCGTGAGAATGGTTCTCCCAGCTTGGGGAGGAGCCCTGGAGAGTCATTTATTCAGTACatctggggaggcagggggcctGAGGGGTGCAGACCCCAGTCCCCAGCGCCCATGCCAACACCAGCCGTGGGGCATGCATGAGAAGGGTGCCCCGCAGGCTCTGAATGTCCCCTGTGACCCTCCTGCCCCACCCGCCTCCAGCTCGCACAGCCTTCAGACCCCCGGGCCCAACCGGGAGCCCCAGCCTCCACTGTCCTGTTGAACCTGGCCACGCCGGCCATCAGGCCCGTCTGACCCTCGTGCCCCGGGTGTGTTTGTTTCCTA from Panthera uncia isolate 11264 chromosome D4, Puncia_PCG_1.0, whole genome shotgun sequence encodes the following:
- the S1PR3 gene encoding sphingosine 1-phosphate receptor 3, with protein sequence MAASVLAPRPRPSPGNETLHQHYNYVGKLEGRLKEAPEGSTLTTVLFLVICSFIVLENLMVLIAIWRNNKFHNRMYFFIGNLALCDLLAGIAYKVNILMSGKRTLSLSPTVWFLREGSMFVALGASTCSLLAIAIERHLTMIKMRPYDANKKHRVFLLIGMCWLIALSLGALPILGWNCVHDLPDCSTILPLYSKKYIAFCISIFTAILVTIVILYARIYFLVKSSSRRVASPHNSERSMALLRTVVIVVSVFIACWSPLFILFLVDVACRVKECAVLFKAQWFIMLAVLNSAMNPVIYTLASKEMRRAFFRLVCTCLVRGRGAHSSPTQPALDPSRSKSSGSNNSSPSPKSKEDPPQRVASPCITDGNKTLQNGILCK